CCGATTATTTGACATTCGGCATGATGAGCCTGTCCGACATCTTAGGCCGTCTGAAAACCTATGCTGCCCGCAACATCATCATCACCGGTGGAGAGCCGACCATACAGCCGCATCTCGATACGCTGCTGGACACGCTCAAGGCGGAAGGCTATTTCCTCTGTCTCGAAACCAACGGCCTCAAGCCCGCACCGCCGCAAATCGACTATGTCGCCACCAGCCCCAAAGCCTGCTACGCCGCCAAATACGAAAAAAGCTGTATCGAAACAGCCGACGAAGTGCGGATTGTTGCCGATGGCGATGTCCTTGCGTTCTGCGAAAATATGGAACGCAAAATCCGCGCACATCATTACTACCTTTCGCCCTGCGAACAAGACGGTGCGATGAACATCTACGACACCATCCGCCAAATCGGTATTTTAAACAGTCGCCCCGACGCATCCGTCCATTGGCAGTTGAGCGTGCAGACGCACAAATGGGCGGGGATAGAGTAGTTTATGCAGTGCAACTCAAAGGGTCGGCTTACCGTTTTGCCGATGTTTGACATACGGGAAGTGTACCGCTTCCGCGTGAAATTGCCGACATTTCCGCTGCCTAATTGGTTTGTAACCTTACTGAATAAGATGCCGTCGTTGAGTACAAGCTCGGCTTCCTAAATTCCGATGGTCTTTTGAACGTTGCCGATACCTTTTGTCAGTGCACGCAAATAGCGGGGTTAAGGAAAACGAAATGCCGTCTGAAACAGAATGCTGTTTCAGACGGCATTTTTCTGTTGACGCCAAAAGGAAAAACCGCCTCGGCAATGGATGCCGAGGCGGTTTGGATTTGGTCGGAATGAGAGGATTCGAACCTCCGACCCCTTCGTCCCGAACGAAGTGCGCTACCGGGCTGCGCTACATTCCGAATGAATTGGAATGGGATTATAACGTAAAAAGAGCGGTATGCCTATACCGTTTTGCCTGTTTGCAGCGTATCGGGCGGATTTAAAAGGCCTCTCCGACTTTCACGCCGCCCGCCGTGTCTTGCGGCGAGGCCAGACCGGCAACAAAGGCTTGCGCCGCTTGGAAATCCGTTGTCTGCATCACGGCTTGCGCGGCGGCACTGCCGAGCGTGTTGGCCATGTATTGCCAACGTTGCGCCAAAGCGGGATTGTCGGGAATGGCGAAGCCGTCGCGCAATTCATCGGTCAAATCGGGACGGTTGCAGACCAATATGATGTCGCAACCTGCTTCAAACGACAGTCGGGCGCGTTCTTTGATACCGCCGGCTCCGCACGCGCCTTCCATGGT
Above is a window of Neisseria sp. Marseille-Q6792 DNA encoding:
- a CDS encoding 7-carboxy-7-deazaguanine synthase QueE; the protein is MKKINVAPENPQYRIVEIFESLQGEGRNTGMPAVFVRLGKCNLACGWCDTDYLTFGMMSLSDILGRLKTYAARNIIITGGEPTIQPHLDTLLDTLKAEGYFLCLETNGLKPAPPQIDYVATSPKACYAAKYEKSCIETADEVRIVADGDVLAFCENMERKIRAHHYYLSPCEQDGAMNIYDTIRQIGILNSRPDASVHWQLSVQTHKWAGIE